From Bacteroidia bacterium, the proteins below share one genomic window:
- a CDS encoding YceI family protein, translating into MKKVFLIGFAAVLFAACSSNTNQVAATEAGEVAQVEETALTLNIDTQQSGIEWLGAKFLGKTHNGTINLSGGTVSIEDGKVVAGDFTADMNTIKNLDLPAEGEYNQEKLEGHLKSDHFFDVAKFPTSTFHITSVEVVQDDSGNTHKISGNLTIKGVAKQVTFPAKVDFSENGFKASATFVINRLDWGVTYDEEGIKNFLDGVVKKGKDDFVKNELEIKVNLVAH; encoded by the coding sequence ATGAAAAAAGTATTTTTAATTGGTTTTGCTGCAGTATTATTTGCAGCGTGTTCAAGTAACACAAATCAAGTAGCTGCAACTGAAGCCGGAGAAGTAGCACAAGTAGAAGAAACAGCCCTAACCCTTAATATTGATACTCAACAAAGTGGAATTGAGTGGTTGGGAGCTAAATTCTTAGGAAAAACTCACAATGGTACCATTAATCTTTCAGGCGGAACTGTTTCAATTGAGGATGGTAAAGTAGTAGCCGGTGATTTTACGGCAGATATGAATACTATAAAGAATCTTGACTTACCTGCAGAAGGAGAGTATAATCAAGAAAAGTTAGAAGGACATTTGAAAAGCGACCATTTCTTTGATGTAGCTAAGTTTCCAACCTCTACTTTTCATATTACTTCAGTTGAAGTTGTTCAAGATGATTCAGGTAATACTCATAAGATTTCAGGTAATTTAACAATCAAAGGTGTAGCAAAGCAGGTTACATTCCCTGCTAAGGTTGATTTCTCTGAGAATGGTTTTAAAGCATCGGCTACTTTTGTAATTAATAGACTTGATTGGGGAGTTACTTATGATGAAGAAGGTATTAAAAACTTCTTAGATGGCGTGGTGAAGAAAGGAAAAGATGACTTTGTTAAAAATGAACTAGAAATCAAGGTTAACTTGGTTGCTCA
- a CDS encoding aldehyde dehydrogenase family protein, which produces MSITQDLKELDEIVKHIKERGYYSKYTENIRSYSEEYMKMGETAFHKQLNSNFNELYASGCANWIGEEVSPYLNVGLGIHYPAFDVKTLVLNAQQVKNAWAKTSLELRTKILLESLDVIAERFSEIAYATMHTTGQSFLMSFQASGPHALDRAMEAIVMGYVEQSRYNAHTTWTKNLGKFDLTLEKNYKAIPKGIGLLIGCSTFPIWNSFPGLYADLITGNVAILKPHPKAIYPIAIVISEIQKVLEKYGFDKRIVQIAVDTVQAPITKVLCEQSDIKLIDYTGGNAFGDYVESLVGKETFTEKAGVNSIILDSSNDLQKTAQNIAFSISLYSGQMCTAPQNIFVAEQGISTPNGIVGFDEFKTILSEAIKGLVTNPKAGAATLGAIQNDFTLERVKKGKLQFSDIVLDTVPVENPEFEAARVQSPIVVAVESAQKDLYWKEYFGPFVVLIKTKNFEESLQLAAQSARENGAITCLAYCTDAEKSDKIEDVMNNAFTPVSFNFSGAAFVNQHAAFSDLHVTGGNPAGNATFTDPNFINKRFVWVGNRYMKE; this is translated from the coding sequence ATGAGTATAACACAAGATTTGAAAGAGCTTGATGAAATTGTTAAGCACATTAAAGAAAGAGGGTATTATTCAAAATACACAGAAAATATTAGGTCTTATTCAGAAGAGTATATGAAAATGGGTGAGACTGCATTTCATAAACAGTTGAATAGTAATTTTAATGAATTATATGCTTCCGGTTGTGCAAATTGGATTGGTGAGGAAGTTTCACCTTACTTAAATGTCGGTTTAGGAATACATTATCCTGCATTTGATGTAAAAACATTGGTGCTGAATGCTCAGCAAGTGAAAAACGCATGGGCTAAAACTTCTTTAGAATTGCGTACAAAAATTTTATTAGAATCTTTAGATGTAATTGCAGAGAGGTTCTCCGAAATAGCTTATGCTACCATGCATACAACCGGTCAATCGTTTTTAATGTCATTTCAGGCAAGTGGGCCTCATGCACTTGACCGTGCGATGGAAGCAATTGTTATGGGATATGTGGAACAAAGTAGATATAATGCACACACAACATGGACTAAAAATTTAGGCAAATTTGATTTGACACTTGAAAAGAACTATAAAGCAATCCCCAAAGGAATCGGGCTGTTAATCGGCTGTTCTACATTTCCAATTTGGAATTCATTTCCTGGTCTATATGCTGATTTAATTACTGGTAATGTTGCGATTCTGAAACCGCATCCTAAAGCAATCTATCCAATCGCCATTGTGATAAGCGAAATACAAAAAGTATTAGAAAAGTACGGTTTTGATAAACGGATTGTACAAATAGCAGTTGATACAGTGCAGGCTCCTATTACAAAGGTATTATGTGAACAATCTGATATTAAATTGATAGACTATACGGGTGGCAATGCTTTTGGAGATTATGTAGAATCTCTTGTTGGAAAGGAAACATTTACAGAAAAAGCAGGAGTTAATTCAATCATATTGGATTCCTCTAATGATTTGCAAAAGACCGCACAAAATATTGCGTTTTCAATTAGTTTATATTCAGGTCAAATGTGTACTGCACCGCAAAATATTTTTGTTGCAGAACAAGGTATTTCAACACCAAATGGAATTGTTGGATTTGATGAGTTTAAGACAATATTGTCAGAGGCTATAAAAGGTTTGGTTACCAATCCTAAAGCAGGAGCAGCAACTTTGGGTGCAATACAAAACGATTTTACTTTAGAAAGAGTGAAGAAAGGGAAATTGCAATTCTCAGATATAGTCTTGGATACAGTTCCGGTAGAAAATCCTGAGTTTGAAGCGGCAAGAGTACAAAGCCCAATTGTAGTAGCAGTTGAAAGTGCTCAAAAAGATTTGTATTGGAAGGAATACTTTGGACCTTTTGTGGTGCTGATAAAGACCAAGAATTTCGAAGAATCTCTTCAGTTAGCTGCTCAGTCAGCACGTGAAAACGGTGCAATTACATGTTTAGCCTATTGCACAGATGCAGAGAAGTCAGACAAGATAGAAGATGTTATGAATAATGCGTTTACTCCTGTATCTTTTAACTTTTCAGGTGCAGCATTTGTCAATCAACACGCTGCTTTTTCCGATTTACACGTAACAGGTGGCAATCCTGCAGGTAATGCAACTTTCACCGATCCTAATTTCATTAATAAGCGTTTTGTTTGGGTGGGAAACCGTTATATGAAAGAATAA